In Columba livia isolate bColLiv1 breed racing homer chromosome 6, bColLiv1.pat.W.v2, whole genome shotgun sequence, a single genomic region encodes these proteins:
- the SFTPD gene encoding pulmonary surfactant-associated protein D isoform X1: protein MLSYSSYVLTAVAALLVTCHALRKFPEAPRLAGIFGLPGRDDLRGQPPLSGLIGPSGNLILPLRNGLPCVHGLPNSLDTELYDTLLHLGKRLSRLEGVLALNGKITEAGEKILASNGKEVDFASALESCEKAGGTLATPMNEEENNAVLSIVKLYNRYAFLGIKEGDTSGQFKYIDGSPLNYTKWHQYEPNGKGREKCVEMYTDGSWNDKRCNLHRLTICEF, encoded by the exons ATGTTGTCTTACTCATCTTACGTGCTCACAGCAGTAGCTGCTTTGCTAGTGACTTGCCATGCACTGCGGAAATTTCCAGAAGCTCCCAGGCTAGCTGGTATCTTTGGACTGCCTGGAAGGGATGATCTGAGAGGGCAGCCACCTCTATCAG gtcTCATAGGACCTTCTGGAAACCTGATTTTGCCTCTTAGAAATGGTCTTCCTTGTGTACATG GTCTGCCAAATTCTCTGGACACTGAGCTCTATGATACTTTACTACATTTGGGAAAACGACTTTCCAGACTTGAAGGAg tGCTTGCTTTGAATGGGAAAATAAcagaagcaggagagaaaatacTTGCAAGCAATGGGAAAGAAGTTGATTTTGCATCTGCACTAGAATCCTGTGAAAAGGCTGGAGGAACTCTTGCGACTCCCATGAATGAGGAGGAGAATAACGCTGTTTTGAGTATTGTAAAACTGTATAATCGATATGCTTTCTTGGGCATTAAGGAAGGTGACACTTCAGGTCAATTTAAGTACATAGATGGCTCACCTCTGAATTATACCAAGTGGCACCAGTATGAGCCTAATggcaaagggagagaaaaatgtgtAGAGATGTACACTGATGGGAGCTGGAATGACAAAAGATGCAACCTGCATCGTCTCACAATCTGTGAATTTTAA
- the SFTPD gene encoding pulmonary surfactant-associated protein D isoform X2 has protein sequence MLSYSSYVLTAVAALLVTCHALRKFPEAPRLAGIFGLPGRDDLRGQPPLSGLPNSLDTELYDTLLHLGKRLSRLEGVLALNGKITEAGEKILASNGKEVDFASALESCEKAGGTLATPMNEEENNAVLSIVKLYNRYAFLGIKEGDTSGQFKYIDGSPLNYTKWHQYEPNGKGREKCVEMYTDGSWNDKRCNLHRLTICEF, from the exons ATGTTGTCTTACTCATCTTACGTGCTCACAGCAGTAGCTGCTTTGCTAGTGACTTGCCATGCACTGCGGAAATTTCCAGAAGCTCCCAGGCTAGCTGGTATCTTTGGACTGCCTGGAAGGGATGATCTGAGAGGGCAGCCACCTCTATCAG GTCTGCCAAATTCTCTGGACACTGAGCTCTATGATACTTTACTACATTTGGGAAAACGACTTTCCAGACTTGAAGGAg tGCTTGCTTTGAATGGGAAAATAAcagaagcaggagagaaaatacTTGCAAGCAATGGGAAAGAAGTTGATTTTGCATCTGCACTAGAATCCTGTGAAAAGGCTGGAGGAACTCTTGCGACTCCCATGAATGAGGAGGAGAATAACGCTGTTTTGAGTATTGTAAAACTGTATAATCGATATGCTTTCTTGGGCATTAAGGAAGGTGACACTTCAGGTCAATTTAAGTACATAGATGGCTCACCTCTGAATTATACCAAGTGGCACCAGTATGAGCCTAATggcaaagggagagaaaaatgtgtAGAGATGTACACTGATGGGAGCTGGAATGACAAAAGATGCAACCTGCATCGTCTCACAATCTGTGAATTTTAA